In Lentilitoribacter sp. Alg239-R112, the following proteins share a genomic window:
- a CDS encoding ABC transporter permease — protein sequence MLGEIFDLIATTLWMIVGIAVIFGIYLAVSAGCSYVHRLYGRGKEKATGYTSLKTVTFGDESAVTANRVASVAAVVTIFVLWGIATGSKLIPFTILPPPFVGESSFTYTATNAAGETADGTVYITVVAQGDTETKTQDITNSATGFAKDDVLLISERRSKILKAQNNDDGGKEEGYRVTAIDGVSVSPNQVVPFADGEILMTAKGSLQVRPETGLTMEALYLPPPEKVWSRFVELAKEGYQGVGLWENLFWSLIRVVLGFSLGCLFGIPLGFAMGLSSWFRGWFDPIVEFMRPVPPLALIPLIIIWFGIGEQGKISLLFLAALWIMTIAARAGVSGVNISKVHAAYSLGATKTQLLTKVILPNSLPEIFTGARVAMGVCWGTVVAAELVAAEKGAGKMIIAASKFQLTDIVIVGIILIGVIGYGIDVLMRMAEDRLVPWKGKG from the coding sequence ATGTTGGGAGAAATTTTTGATCTAATCGCTACAACACTTTGGATGATCGTCGGCATAGCTGTGATCTTTGGGATTTATTTAGCTGTTTCTGCTGGTTGTAGTTATGTCCATCGATTATATGGTCGAGGTAAGGAAAAGGCGACCGGTTATACAAGCCTTAAAACGGTTACTTTTGGGGACGAGAGCGCTGTAACTGCCAACCGCGTTGCTTCAGTTGCTGCGGTTGTTACTATTTTTGTTCTATGGGGCATTGCTACTGGCAGTAAGTTAATTCCGTTCACAATATTGCCTCCACCATTTGTGGGCGAATCGTCGTTCACATATACTGCAACAAATGCGGCTGGTGAAACCGCGGATGGGACGGTTTATATAACTGTTGTTGCGCAAGGGGATACGGAAACAAAAACTCAGGACATTACAAATAGCGCAACGGGTTTTGCTAAGGATGATGTTTTACTTATTTCAGAGCGTCGATCAAAAATTCTGAAAGCTCAGAATAATGATGATGGTGGCAAAGAAGAAGGATATCGCGTTACCGCGATTGATGGCGTATCTGTTTCACCAAACCAGGTTGTTCCGTTTGCTGATGGTGAAATCTTAATGACCGCCAAGGGTTCTTTGCAAGTTCGTCCTGAAACAGGCTTAACTATGGAGGCACTCTACTTACCTCCACCTGAGAAAGTTTGGAGCCGTTTTGTTGAGCTCGCTAAAGAAGGGTATCAAGGCGTTGGTCTTTGGGAGAACCTTTTCTGGTCATTGATCCGTGTTGTTCTCGGCTTCTCTCTAGGTTGTCTGTTTGGTATTCCACTTGGGTTTGCAATGGGCCTTAGTTCATGGTTCCGTGGTTGGTTTGATCCGATCGTTGAGTTTATGCGTCCTGTTCCGCCGCTTGCGTTAATTCCCTTGATCATCATTTGGTTCGGTATTGGTGAGCAAGGCAAGATTAGTCTGTTATTCTTGGCAGCGCTGTGGATTATGACAATTGCAGCCCGTGCCGGTGTTTCCGGTGTGAATATCTCTAAGGTTCATGCTGCCTATTCACTGGGAGCCACTAAGACACAGCTGCTTACAAAGGTTATCTTGCCAAACTCCTTACCGGAGATCTTTACTGGCGCGCGTGTTGCTATGGGCGTTTGTTGGGGCACAGTTGTTGCTGCTGAGTTGGTTGCCGCTGAAAAAGGTGCAGGTAAGATGATTATTGCTGCATCGAAATTTCAGCTAACAGATATTGTTATCGTGGGTATCATCCTGATTGGCGTAATTGGCTATGGTATCGATGTGCTTATGCGCATGGCGGAAGATCGTCTGGTTCCTTGGAAAGGCAAGGGATAA
- a CDS encoding ABC transporter ATP-binding protein, with protein sequence MSGLIINDVSMTFSLPDGGSVEALKNINLNIKEGELMSVLGPSGCGKTTLLNILAGFLAPTAGEISLGKDRVVGPSSERGMVFQKGALFEWMNVSDNIGFGPRMAGRPAAETKVKIEELLEIVGLQDFSQKMIYELSGGMQQRVALARCLANDPDVVLMDEPLGALDALTREKMQSLVLDLWKKTGKTIILITHSVEEALLLGERLLVMAPRPGRVHKEYQLPFAEMGVGADLREVKRHPDFGKTRDEILNMIWDMEEEIMGRTESA encoded by the coding sequence GTGTCTGGTTTGATCATCAACGATGTTTCAATGACGTTCTCGCTGCCTGATGGCGGCTCGGTAGAAGCGCTTAAGAACATCAATCTAAATATTAAAGAAGGCGAGCTCATGTCTGTGCTCGGCCCGTCTGGTTGTGGTAAGACAACACTTTTAAACATTCTTGCAGGTTTTCTTGCACCGACTGCTGGTGAAATCTCACTAGGTAAAGATCGTGTTGTCGGACCCAGCTCTGAGCGCGGAATGGTCTTTCAGAAGGGGGCATTGTTTGAATGGATGAATGTCTCTGACAATATTGGGTTTGGCCCGCGCATGGCTGGTCGACCAGCGGCTGAGACCAAAGTTAAGATTGAAGAATTATTGGAGATTGTTGGTCTTCAAGACTTTAGTCAAAAAATGATCTATGAATTGTCCGGCGGTATGCAACAGCGAGTTGCGCTTGCTAGATGTTTGGCCAATGATCCTGATGTTGTATTGATGGATGAACCGCTAGGTGCACTTGATGCGCTTACGCGTGAGAAGATGCAAAGCCTTGTGCTTGATCTTTGGAAAAAAACAGGCAAGACAATCATTCTTATTACGCACTCGGTAGAGGAAGCACTGCTTCTTGGTGAACGTTTGTTAGTTATGGCGCCACGCCCGGGCCGTGTGCATAAAGAATATCAATTACCATTTGCTGAAATGGGCGTTGGTGCAGATTTGCGTGAAGTGAAGCGACATCCTGATTTTGGTAAAACACGCGATGAAATCCTGAACATGATTTGGGATATGGAAGAAGAAATCATGGGCCGGACGGAGAGTGCATAA
- a CDS encoding ABC transporter substrate-binding protein, which produces MKFNKVTGVVAGGVMALMASVAPSQALDELVVAYFLEWPTPNQFAQANELYAKELGIPVKWVSFDAGTAMSAAMASGDVHISFSQGVTPFLVATAAGQDLQVVDIAVSYSDNDNCVVRSELEITKDNVAELKGKKVAVPLGTAAHSGFLAQIAHFGLAESDLEIVDMSPSDSAAAFAQPNTDLAMACGWGGSLRAMKQHGNAIIEGAEKEAVVGKVFDVTSVPTAFAEENADVLTKFLAVTAKMNADYAADSAPMMEAIGKAAGMDAEGTAAVIGTFVFPSVETQLSDEWLGGGVAEYLTNAAAKLEEGGKITALPDYSAVVNASYLEAASKM; this is translated from the coding sequence ATGAAATTTAACAAAGTAACAGGAGTAGTGGCAGGTGGTGTAATGGCCCTTATGGCTAGTGTTGCACCTTCGCAGGCACTCGATGAACTTGTTGTTGCATACTTTTTGGAATGGCCAACACCAAACCAGTTTGCACAAGCAAATGAACTTTATGCTAAAGAATTAGGTATTCCAGTTAAATGGGTGTCTTTCGATGCTGGTACTGCAATGTCAGCTGCGATGGCATCAGGTGATGTGCATATTTCGTTCTCACAAGGTGTGACACCGTTCTTGGTGGCTACTGCTGCAGGTCAAGATTTACAAGTTGTCGATATCGCCGTTTCATATTCTGATAATGATAATTGTGTTGTTCGTTCAGAACTTGAAATTACCAAGGATAATGTTGCTGAACTAAAAGGCAAAAAAGTTGCCGTTCCACTAGGAACTGCGGCACATTCTGGTTTCTTGGCTCAAATTGCACATTTTGGTCTTGCTGAATCTGATCTAGAAATCGTGGACATGTCTCCGTCAGACTCCGCTGCTGCATTTGCGCAGCCAAACACAGACCTAGCAATGGCTTGCGGCTGGGGTGGTTCTCTTCGTGCAATGAAGCAACACGGTAATGCAATCATTGAAGGTGCGGAAAAAGAAGCTGTTGTTGGTAAAGTTTTCGACGTGACATCTGTTCCAACGGCATTTGCTGAAGAAAATGCCGATGTTTTGACAAAATTCTTGGCTGTAACTGCTAAGATGAATGCGGATTATGCTGCAGATTCGGCTCCTATGATGGAAGCTATTGGTAAAGCTGCCGGTATGGATGCTGAAGGTACAGCTGCCGTGATTGGTACATTTGTATTCCCATCTGTTGAGACGCAGCTTTCTGATGAATGGCTTGGTGGCGGTGTTGCTGAATACCTAACGAATGCAGCAGCTAAGCTTGAAGAAGGTGGTAAGATTACTGCGCTTCCTGATTATTCAGCTGTGGTAAATGCAAGCTACCTCGAAGCTGCTTCAAAAATGTAA
- a CDS encoding PLP-dependent aminotransferase family protein translates to MRYSLFQVEREKPKSLQTQIREMLVSAMLAGQLPADAPVPSTRVMAKRLKVSRNTVMLAYQALTADGYLVSRERSGFYVSPDVRRDLFESQAKDAEEIRYSENAVDWQKKLRLKPSEQINIVKPTDWSKYPYPFIYGQVDPKLFPISAWRDCIRQSLSLKWLDAWTDDRFNADDPMLVEQIQQRVLTRRGIMANRDEILVTMGAQNALFLMAHLLVRQNTNVSVEDPGYPDIRNMFQLRTDNVQHVPVDEEGICVDQLSESELVFVTPSHQYPTNATMSPARRQQILDWANKNDSLIIEDDYEYETNFRSDPVPALKSLDRSGRVLYIGSLSKSLMPGLRVGFIVAPAELVQELRAMRRLMLRHPPGNNQRVVALFLSLGIHNTLINKLSQTYQRRSETLSLALANRFHGWYDVPDFGGSSFWVRGPDELDVGELAVRAQEKGVLIEPGDVFFSKPEENRNYFRLGFSSISEANIEPGIELLAQCASEILD, encoded by the coding sequence ATGCGCTATAGTTTATTTCAGGTCGAACGAGAGAAGCCAAAATCGTTGCAAACACAAATTCGTGAGATGCTTGTATCGGCAATGTTGGCTGGACAGTTGCCCGCGGATGCGCCAGTTCCATCAACACGTGTGATGGCTAAACGGTTAAAGGTTTCACGCAATACAGTGATGCTCGCCTATCAGGCGCTGACTGCAGATGGGTATTTAGTATCGCGTGAAAGGTCTGGGTTTTATGTCTCCCCAGATGTTCGGAGAGACCTCTTCGAGAGTCAGGCTAAGGATGCCGAGGAAATAAGGTATTCAGAAAATGCAGTGGATTGGCAAAAGAAATTGCGCTTAAAGCCTTCCGAACAGATCAACATTGTTAAACCAACTGACTGGAGTAAGTACCCCTATCCATTCATTTACGGCCAAGTTGATCCAAAGTTGTTTCCTATTAGTGCGTGGCGTGACTGTATACGCCAATCTCTCAGTTTGAAATGGTTAGACGCCTGGACTGATGATCGCTTTAACGCAGATGACCCGATGCTTGTCGAGCAAATTCAACAACGTGTTTTAACCCGGCGTGGTATCATGGCAAATCGCGATGAAATCCTTGTAACAATGGGTGCGCAGAATGCATTGTTTCTAATGGCTCATCTTTTAGTACGTCAAAATACGAATGTTTCAGTTGAGGATCCAGGTTATCCAGATATCAGAAACATGTTTCAGTTACGGACAGATAATGTGCAGCATGTACCTGTCGACGAAGAGGGTATATGTGTCGATCAGTTGAGCGAAAGTGAACTTGTTTTTGTAACGCCCAGTCATCAATATCCAACCAATGCTACAATGAGCCCTGCGAGGCGGCAGCAAATTTTGGACTGGGCGAACAAGAATGATTCACTCATAATCGAAGACGATTATGAGTATGAAACCAATTTTAGATCTGATCCGGTGCCGGCGCTTAAGTCATTAGACCGTAGTGGCAGGGTTCTTTACATCGGATCTTTATCTAAATCTTTGATGCCGGGTTTGCGGGTTGGGTTTATTGTTGCGCCTGCTGAACTTGTTCAAGAGTTGCGGGCTATGCGTCGCCTTATGTTGCGCCATCCGCCTGGCAATAATCAGCGCGTGGTCGCTCTGTTTTTGTCATTGGGTATTCATAACACTTTGATTAATAAACTTAGCCAGACATATCAACGCAGGTCTGAAACACTCAGCCTTGCTTTGGCTAACCGATTTCATGGTTGGTATGATGTGCCAGATTTTGGCGGCAGTTCATTTTGGGTGAGAGGGCCAGATGAACTAGATGTTGGAGAATTGGCAGTAAGAGCACAGGAGAAGGGTGTTTTGATTGAGCCGGGTGATGTCTTTTTTTCCAAGCCAGAGGAGAATAGAAACTATTTTCGGCTTGGTTTCTCTTCTATCTCGGAAGCTAATATTGAACCGGGAATTGAGTTGCTTGCTCAATGTGCAAGCGAAATTCTTGACTAG
- a CDS encoding XRE family transcriptional regulator, with protein MEHSDLVLDSKENTVGADIRALRKSRDIRLIQLAAELGRSTGWLSQIERGQTEPAISDLRNIATYFDMPLSFFFRNEQAAEGEQGFIVRKSTRGTLGSRMSGLVEELLSPHLSADFEMLRSEFEGGAKSDWINARPTQEGGYIIKGRLNLWVNDKKFELFEGDSFQFQNEKYRWENPTETTTIAFWVVSPSIY; from the coding sequence TTGGAACATTCAGATCTGGTTTTAGATAGCAAAGAGAACACCGTTGGCGCCGATATCAGAGCACTAAGAAAGTCGCGCGATATACGCCTTATACAGCTTGCAGCAGAGCTTGGGCGTTCGACTGGCTGGCTTAGTCAAATTGAACGCGGGCAAACGGAACCTGCAATTTCTGACCTCCGCAATATCGCTACATATTTTGATATGCCACTTAGCTTCTTCTTCAGGAATGAGCAGGCAGCAGAAGGTGAGCAAGGTTTTATCGTTCGTAAGTCAACACGCGGCACGCTTGGCTCACGTATGAGCGGGCTTGTGGAGGAACTTTTGTCCCCTCACCTTTCCGCAGACTTTGAAATGTTGCGATCAGAATTTGAAGGCGGAGCAAAGAGTGATTGGATCAATGCGCGCCCCACCCAAGAAGGCGGCTATATTATTAAAGGGCGACTTAATCTTTGGGTGAATGATAAGAAATTTGAACTATTTGAGGGCGATAGCTTCCAATTTCAAAACGAAAAATACAGGTGGGAAAACCCAACAGAAACGACAACCATCGCATTCTGGGTTGTCTCCCCATCGATATATTAA
- a CDS encoding FAD-dependent oxidoreductase translates to MSDFPTTARVVIIGGGAIGVSTLYHLGKAGWTDCILLEKNELTAGSTWHAAGNCPNFAGSWAVMHMQRYGLEMYRGLADEVDYPMNYNVTGALRLAHTKNRMMEFERVASMGRYQGLQMDICTPQDMLEFCPFMETHDLAGGLWDPLDGDIDPAQLTQALAKGARETGQNIIRFTPVTNVSRDGDEWIVHTDKGDIRCEFVVNAAGYYAQRVGEWFKPYGGRHVPLTVMSHQYFLTSEIPELEAWTKENGKKMPMIRDVDTSYYLRQDKHGLNLGPYERNCKAHWITPDDPMPDDFSFQLYPDDLDRLEYYIEDAMERVPILGTQGVERVINGPIPYSPDGLPLLGPMPGVKNAFEAHSFTFGIAQAGGAGKVMAEWITEGETEWDMWAVDPRRFTEYADQDYCNKKAMETYGHEYAMHFPHHEWPAARDKKLSPNHQRLLADGGQMGAYNGWERANWFAKDGDDTSEEGTETWTRQGSWTNRVKEEVENVRDNVGILDMPGFSRYALKGDGAAEWLRNQVAGALPKTGRMNLGYFSDTQGRIVTEVTIIRWGEDDFWLMTAAIAQWHDFEFLSKSLPADGSIELTDITDKWSVNLVTGPKSRDVIAKLTPDADLTTGWLTIQDSEIAGKSVKLLRISFAGELGWEVHSLFEDNATVYTAIRDAGAEPFGMFALDSMRIEKGYRTWKGDLLTDYTLLEGGIERFVRLDKAQDFPGKAALQAEKQQGSQKGFVTLIVEAGDCDAPYMSTVWHGNEVVGETTSGNWGYRVNKSIALGVVRIDFTAPGTELEVEIFGERCKAIVQEDLPLWDANNERIRA, encoded by the coding sequence ATGTCAGATTTTCCAACAACAGCAAGAGTGGTCATTATCGGCGGCGGCGCGATCGGTGTCTCAACCCTATATCATCTTGGTAAAGCCGGATGGACCGATTGTATTCTTCTGGAAAAGAACGAGTTAACTGCCGGCTCCACATGGCATGCTGCAGGTAACTGCCCGAATTTTGCCGGCTCATGGGCTGTTATGCACATGCAGCGTTATGGTTTGGAGATGTATCGTGGACTAGCGGATGAAGTCGATTATCCAATGAACTACAATGTGACTGGCGCATTACGCTTAGCACATACAAAAAATCGTATGATGGAATTTGAGCGCGTCGCCAGCATGGGACGCTATCAGGGTTTGCAGATGGATATTTGCACACCGCAAGACATGCTCGAATTTTGCCCATTCATGGAAACGCACGACCTTGCGGGTGGTCTTTGGGATCCGCTTGATGGCGATATTGACCCGGCACAGTTAACACAAGCCCTTGCAAAAGGTGCCCGCGAAACGGGGCAAAACATCATCCGTTTCACTCCAGTTACCAATGTATCACGGGATGGAGACGAGTGGATTGTTCACACTGATAAAGGTGATATTCGTTGTGAATTCGTCGTCAATGCTGCCGGTTATTATGCGCAACGCGTTGGAGAATGGTTCAAACCATATGGTGGGCGTCATGTGCCGCTAACCGTTATGAGCCATCAATATTTCCTCACAAGTGAAATTCCGGAGCTGGAAGCTTGGACGAAAGAAAATGGCAAAAAAATGCCAATGATCCGCGATGTGGATACATCATATTATCTTCGGCAGGATAAGCATGGTTTAAACCTTGGACCTTACGAGCGCAATTGTAAGGCACACTGGATCACACCGGACGATCCAATGCCTGATGATTTCTCATTCCAGCTTTATCCTGATGATCTTGATCGTCTAGAATATTACATAGAAGACGCAATGGAGCGCGTACCCATCCTTGGCACACAAGGCGTAGAACGGGTTATCAACGGCCCAATCCCCTATTCACCTGACGGTCTTCCTCTATTGGGTCCAATGCCGGGTGTGAAGAATGCATTTGAAGCACACTCATTCACATTCGGCATTGCCCAGGCTGGTGGCGCAGGCAAAGTTATGGCGGAATGGATCACCGAAGGCGAAACTGAGTGGGACATGTGGGCGGTTGATCCGCGTCGTTTCACCGAGTATGCTGATCAAGACTATTGCAACAAAAAGGCCATGGAAACTTACGGCCACGAATATGCAATGCATTTTCCGCACCATGAATGGCCTGCTGCTCGTGATAAAAAGCTTTCACCAAACCATCAACGTCTTCTTGCTGATGGCGGCCAAATGGGCGCCTATAACGGTTGGGAGCGTGCCAACTGGTTTGCCAAAGATGGCGATGACACATCCGAAGAAGGAACTGAAACTTGGACACGCCAAGGCTCTTGGACAAATCGTGTAAAAGAAGAAGTTGAAAATGTACGCGATAATGTCGGCATACTCGATATGCCGGGCTTTTCTCGTTATGCATTAAAAGGTGACGGTGCGGCTGAATGGCTCCGCAACCAAGTTGCAGGTGCCTTACCAAAAACTGGCCGCATGAACCTTGGTTACTTCTCTGACACCCAAGGCCGCATTGTCACAGAAGTCACAATCATCCGCTGGGGCGAAGATGATTTCTGGCTCATGACGGCTGCCATTGCTCAATGGCATGATTTCGAATTCTTATCAAAATCATTACCTGCAGATGGTTCAATCGAGCTAACCGATATAACGGACAAATGGTCAGTTAATCTGGTAACAGGCCCAAAGTCACGCGATGTCATCGCTAAACTAACACCTGATGCCGACCTCACGACAGGCTGGCTAACTATTCAAGATAGCGAAATAGCTGGTAAATCTGTGAAACTTCTTCGCATCTCATTTGCTGGCGAACTAGGTTGGGAAGTCCACTCGCTGTTTGAAGATAATGCAACAGTTTACACAGCTATCCGCGATGCAGGTGCTGAACCGTTTGGCATGTTTGCACTCGATTCTATGCGTATTGAGAAAGGTTACCGAACTTGGAAAGGTGACCTCTTAACAGACTATACGTTACTCGAGGGCGGCATTGAACGTTTCGTACGGCTGGATAAAGCACAAGATTTCCCGGGCAAAGCTGCCCTTCAAGCTGAAAAACAACAGGGTTCCCAAAAAGGTTTTGTGACTTTGATTGTTGAAGCTGGCGATTGCGATGCACCTTACATGTCAACAGTTTGGCATGGCAACGAAGTTGTTGGCGAAACAACATCGGGCAACTGGGGATATCGCGTGAACAAGTCTATCGCGCTAGGCGTTGTCCGAATTGATTTTACTGCACCCGGAACTGAGCTGGAAGTTGAGATTTTTGGGGAGCGCTGCAAAGCGATTGTTCAAGAAGATTTGCCACTTTGGGATGCCAATAACGAAAGAATTCGGGCCTAA
- a CDS encoding FAD-dependent oxidoreductase: MSLPKKARVVIVGGGVIGCSVAYHLAKLGWKDIVLLERKQLTSGTTWHAAGLIAQLRASINTTKLAKYSQELYGSLEEETDVATGFRRCGSITVALTEDRKEEIFRQAAMARAFGVEVEEITPNEVKERYEHLNVDDVLAGVYLPKDGQGDPANIALALAKGARLKGALIKENVKVTSFKKDRKRVTGVAWETEKETGLIEAEHVVNCAGMWGHEVGKMAGVNVPLHACEHFYIVTENITGLKQLPVLRVPDECAYYKEDAGKLLLGAFEPNAKPWGMDGIPDDFEFDQLPEDFDHFEPILEQAVNRLPLLAEAGIHTFFNGPESFTPDDSYHLGLAPECDNFWVAAGFNSIGIQSAGGAGMALAAWMDTGEKPFDLGDVDISRMQPFQGNKTYLYERSKETLGLLYADHYPFRQKATARGIRKSPLHYHLQEQGAVFGEFAGWERANWFADKGQKAEYEYSWKRPNWFENSAREHEAIRTNVGMYDMTSFGKIRVEGPDAENFLNYICGNNMSVPIGKLVYTQFLNNKGGIEADVTATRLSENSFVVVTPAATRLADQTWMERHKGNFNVVIIDMTSAESVLAVMGPNSRKLLQMVSPNDFSNQVNPFGTSQNIEIGMGHARVNRVTYVGELGWEIYVSNDQATHVFETLHNAGQDLDLKLCGLHMMDSCRIEKGYRHFGHDITSEDHILEAGLGFAVKTDKPNFIGREAVLSKRESGLDNRMMSFKLLDPEPLLYHNEPILRDGEVVGHLTSGAYGHTLGAAVGMGYIPCKGEKVAEMLASNYEIDVAGTKVKAEASIKPLYDPKSERVKDDLSNSQTKSNI, from the coding sequence ATGAGCCTACCTAAAAAAGCCCGCGTTGTAATTGTCGGCGGCGGTGTTATCGGTTGTTCCGTTGCCTATCACCTGGCCAAACTTGGTTGGAAAGATATTGTGTTGCTTGAGCGTAAGCAACTCACATCCGGCACAACATGGCATGCTGCTGGTCTAATTGCGCAACTACGCGCATCAATCAACACGACAAAACTGGCCAAATACAGTCAGGAACTTTATGGATCGCTGGAAGAAGAAACAGACGTTGCAACAGGTTTTCGGCGCTGTGGCTCTATCACTGTTGCTCTGACTGAGGATCGCAAAGAAGAGATATTTCGCCAAGCAGCAATGGCGCGCGCCTTTGGTGTCGAAGTTGAAGAAATTACACCCAATGAGGTGAAAGAACGTTATGAACACCTCAATGTTGATGATGTTCTAGCTGGTGTTTATCTACCAAAAGATGGACAAGGCGATCCTGCAAACATCGCACTTGCACTCGCAAAAGGAGCTCGACTTAAAGGCGCTTTAATCAAAGAAAATGTGAAAGTCACATCCTTTAAAAAAGACAGAAAACGTGTCACTGGCGTTGCCTGGGAAACGGAAAAAGAAACAGGCCTCATTGAAGCCGAGCACGTCGTTAATTGCGCAGGCATGTGGGGTCATGAAGTTGGCAAAATGGCCGGAGTGAATGTTCCGCTTCATGCCTGCGAACATTTTTATATTGTTACAGAAAACATTACCGGCCTAAAACAACTACCCGTCCTCCGCGTTCCAGACGAATGTGCATACTACAAGGAAGATGCAGGCAAATTGCTGTTAGGTGCCTTTGAACCAAACGCAAAACCCTGGGGTATGGATGGCATTCCCGACGACTTCGAATTTGATCAACTCCCAGAGGATTTCGATCACTTCGAGCCTATTTTGGAACAGGCTGTTAATCGCTTACCACTATTGGCAGAAGCCGGTATTCATACATTTTTCAACGGCCCAGAAAGCTTTACGCCAGATGATTCCTATCATTTAGGTTTAGCTCCTGAATGTGATAACTTTTGGGTGGCAGCAGGTTTCAACTCAATCGGGATTCAATCCGCTGGTGGAGCAGGCATGGCACTCGCCGCATGGATGGATACAGGCGAAAAACCATTTGATCTTGGCGATGTAGACATCTCCCGTATGCAGCCGTTCCAAGGCAATAAAACCTATCTTTATGAGCGCTCTAAGGAAACACTTGGTCTGCTATACGCAGATCACTATCCATTCCGCCAAAAAGCAACCGCACGTGGCATCCGAAAAAGCCCCTTGCACTACCACTTACAAGAACAAGGTGCAGTCTTTGGCGAATTTGCCGGATGGGAACGCGCAAACTGGTTTGCTGATAAAGGTCAGAAGGCTGAATACGAATATAGTTGGAAACGCCCAAACTGGTTTGAAAATTCTGCCCGCGAACACGAAGCAATCCGTACAAATGTCGGCATGTATGACATGACATCATTTGGAAAAATTCGCGTAGAGGGACCGGATGCTGAAAACTTTTTAAACTACATCTGCGGAAACAACATGTCGGTACCTATCGGCAAATTGGTCTACACCCAATTCCTCAACAATAAAGGCGGTATTGAAGCAGATGTTACCGCCACAAGACTCTCAGAGAACTCCTTTGTTGTCGTTACTCCTGCGGCAACACGCCTTGCTGACCAAACGTGGATGGAGCGCCATAAAGGCAATTTCAACGTCGTTATCATTGATATGACATCTGCAGAATCTGTTCTTGCTGTTATGGGACCAAATTCTCGTAAACTTCTTCAAATGGTTTCTCCAAATGATTTCTCTAACCAAGTAAATCCATTTGGCACGTCTCAAAATATCGAAATTGGTATGGGCCATGCGCGTGTAAACCGCGTGACTTATGTTGGTGAACTTGGCTGGGAAATATATGTTTCCAATGATCAGGCAACCCACGTTTTTGAGACACTGCACAACGCTGGACAAGATCTAGATTTAAAACTTTGTGGACTTCATATGATGGATTCATGCCGGATAGAAAAAGGCTACCGTCACTTTGGCCATGACATTACGTCAGAAGACCATATCTTGGAAGCAGGCCTTGGCTTTGCAGTTAAAACTGACAAACCAAATTTCATAGGTCGAGAGGCAGTTCTCTCAAAAAGAGAATCCGGCCTAGACAACAGAATGATGTCTTTCAAATTACTCGATCCAGAACCACTTCTTTATCACAATGAGCCGATCCTACGCGATGGTGAGGTTGTGGGCCATCTGACATCCGGCGCATATGGACACACACTCGGTGCTGCCGTTGGTATGGGATATATACCTTGTAAAGGTGAAAAAGTGGCTGAAATGCTCGCATCAAATTATGAAATTGACGTTGCTGGCACGAAAGTAAAGGCAGAAGCATCTATCAAGCCACTTTATGATCCGAAATCAGAGCGTGTGAAGGATGACTTGAGTAACAGCCAAACAAAAAGCAACATATGA